A single Populus nigra chromosome 13, ddPopNigr1.1, whole genome shotgun sequence DNA region contains:
- the LOC133671172 gene encoding cyanidin 3-O-galactoside 2''-O-xylosyltransferase FGGT1-like: MAATPAYHIAMYPWFAFGHLTPFLHLANKLAQAGHKISFLLPTRTQSKLQQFNLHPDIITFIPITVPHVDGLPPGAETTSDVPFPSFTHIMTAMDRTESDIEVLLRNLKPNTVIFDFTYWMPRLARRLGIKSIYYCVVSSVTIGYIMSPERRLSGNKLTKADLMQPPLGFPDLPIKLKAHEAEVYIARRVMKFGSDVMFCDRIYMGMSHCDAIGFRTCREIEGPYADYVGNQFDKPVLFSGPVIPEPNTSTLEEKLYKWLVEFKANSVIYCAFGSECTLEKDQFEELLLGLELTGMPFLAALKPPAGYESIELALPQGFQERICGRGMVHGGWVQQQLILEHPSVGCFITHCGSGSLSEALINKCQLVLLPHVGDHIFQARLMSLHLKVGVEVEKGEEDGLFTKETVYKAVRTVMEEESEFGRDVKTNRAQLREFLSSKSLESSYIDSFNEQLRVLLG, from the coding sequence ATGGCTGCAACACCTGCATACCACATAGCAATGTACCCTTGGTTTGCCTTTGGTCACCTTACACCATTTCTTCACCTTGCAAACAAACTAGCACAGGCAGGCCACAAAATCTCCTTTCTTCTCCCCACCAGAACTCAGTCCAAGTTACAGCAATTCAACCTCCATCCGGACATCATTACCTTCATTCCAATTACTGTTCCCCATGTGGATGGCCTCCCTCCAGGAGCTGAAACCACCTCAGATGTACCTTTCCCTTCTTTCACACATATCATGACTGCCATGGACCGTACTGAGAGTGATATTGAAGTATTACTTCGCAATTTAAAACCCAATACTGTCATCTTTGATTTCACCTACTGGATGCCAAGACTGGCTCGTCGCTTAGGTATTAAGTCCATTTACTACTGCGTTGTTAGCTCGGTAACTATTGGATATATTATGTCTCCGGAAAGACGACTAAGTGGTAACAAGTTGACTAAAGCTGACCTTATGCAGCCACCATTAGGCTTTCCAGACTTGCCGATCAAGCTCAAAGCTCACGAGGCAGAAGTCTACATTGCAAGGAGAGTTATGAAGTTTGGTAGTGATGTCATGTTCTGTGATCGCATATATATGGGAATGAGCCACTGTGATGCAATTGGATTCAGGACATGCCGAGAAATTGAAGGACCTTATGCTGACTATGTTGGAAACCAGTTTGACAAGCCAGTCTTATTTTCAGGACCAGTTATCCCAGAGCCAAACACCTCAACTTTAGAAGAGAAGTTGTATAAGTGGCTCGTAGAATTCAAGGCCAATTCTGTGATATACTGTGCTTTTGGAAGTGAATGCACTTTGGAGAAGGATCAGTTTGAAGAGTTGCTCTTAGGTTTGGAGCTCACTGGTATGCCATTCTTGGCAGCACTTAAACCACCTGCGGGTTATGAGTCAATTGAACTTGCATTGCCCCAAGGTTTTCAAGAGAGGATCTGTGGAAGAGGTATGGTCCATGGAGGATGGGTTCAGCAGCAATTGATTCTGGAGCATCCATCAGTTGGATGCTTCATTACACATTGTGGATCCGGTTCCTTATCTGAGGCATTGATAAATAAATGTCAGCTGGTTCTGCTACCACATGTAGGTGACCATATATTCCAAGCAAGACTGATGAGCCTGCATTTGAAGGTGGGAGTGGAGGtggagaaaggagaagaagatgggtTATTCACCAAGGAAACTGTCTACAAGGCTGTGAGAACTGTAATGGAGGAAGAAAGTGAGTTTGGCAGAGATGTCAAAACCAACCGTGCACAACTGAGAGAGTTTTTGAGCAGCAAAAGTCTAGAGTCCTCTTACATTGACAGTTTCAATGAACAGCTTCGAGTTCTTCTTGGATAG